GATAATGTAGTAGCTGGAAACAGCGTACTTGGTGTTGGGCAGGCTGACGGGAACAACCTTTGCGCCCATGTCTTCGGCCTTAGCAATGGCTGCACGGCAGGAATCTTCAACCTCTTTGGCAAGACCTTCTGCCCAGTATTCTTCTGGCATACCAATGGTCATGCCGGAGAGATCTTTCTGTGCTGCTACGGCTGCGGCATAGTCGGGAACGTCGCAGGTCGCGGACGTGGAGTCCATTGTGTCGTGACCTGCAATAACATTCAGCATCAGTGCTGCGTCAGGAACATTGCGGGTCAGCGGGCCAATCTGGTCAAGGCTGGATGCATAGGCAATGCAGCCATAACGGGAGACTCGGCCATAGGTGGGCTTGATGCCGACGCAGCCACAGAAGGAAGCGGGCTGGCGGATGGAGCCACCTGTGTCAGTGCCAAGGGAGCCAAAGCACTGGCCAGCAGCAACGCTTGCAGCGGAGCCTCCAGAGGAGCCACCCGGAACCTTGGCGGTATTCCACGGGTTTTTCGTGGGGCCAAAGGCAGAGCTTTCCGTGGAAGAACCCATTGCGAATTCGTCCATGTTGGCGCGGCCAATGATGATGGCGCCAGCGTCTTTCAGTCTTTTGACAGCCGTGGCGTCATAAAATGGCGTAAAGTTTTCCAGAATTTTGGAACCGCAGCGTGCCGGATCACCCTTGCTGGCAAGGATGTCCTTGATGCTGACGGGAACACCCCAAAGCGGCTTGCTGGAATCAGGACCAGCAGCGTCCATGCTCTGGGCAAGGCTCAGGGCAGATTCGCCCTGAACGTGGGTGAAGGCATTCAGGGAACCTTCGGTTGCTTCAATGCGGTCAAGGCAGGCCTGAACAGCGTCAGCGGCCTTCACGTCTCCAGAAGCAAGGAGATCGCGAATTTCTGTAAGGGATTTACTGGTCAGCTCGGACATGAAATTTCCTTCTCTCAAGAGATGTCCCGCTACACAATGCGGGGAACAATGAAATATTTGCCGTCGGATTCGGGGGCATTGGCCATAACGTCGTCCCGGTTGCTGCTCTCGCGGACTTCATCGTCACGCAGGCAGCTCATATTCTCAATGGGAGAGTACAGCGGTTCAATGCCTTCGGTATCGGCCTGACCCAGCTCATCCATGTATTCCAGAATATTTCCAAGCTGGCCGCTAAACTGGGCCTGCTCGTCCTCGCTCAGGTGCAGGCGTGCCAGACGGGCAACTTTGGCAACCTGTTCGGGGGTAATTTTCATACTGTCCACTCCTTAATGCTGGCGGACCTTGCGGCCCGCCTTCGGTCTACTGTGCGGAAGACATTTCTTCCAGACGGCTTTCCAGCTGAATTTTCAGTGCCTGAACCCGCTGTTTCAGGGTTTTGTCCGAGGGCTTTTTGTCGAGAGCCTTTTGCAGGTCATCGATTTCTGCCTGACGGCGGAGCACTTCGCGTTTGTCGTGCAGAGCGCGAATCCGCAGGATGCGGCGGGAAAGCAGTTCTGGGTCAATGGGACGGTACCCGTCTTCGGTTGGGCGGAACAGGAAAAGCTGCTGGGATGCCTTACCATCATAAGTCCATTCCAGCGGAGCCATGCTCCAGTCCATTTCCTGAGCACCTTGCAGTGCTCTGTTGACATCAGTCGCACTCGGTTCTTCTATCTGACCAAGGCGCTCGGCTAAACGAATAAAGTCATATCCGATTGCTGTCCAGAGGTCGGCCCGGCCAGATGCATCCTGTTCCAGTTCCGTACGCAGGGTTTGTGCTGGCGCAGAAGGATTTTCTGGCCACCATGCGCTTGGAAAAACTGCCAGACGGAAATAGCGGGCTTCGATGTTTTTGTCATGTTCCAGTCCCTGTGCCCAAAGTGACGGGCCAAGGATGAGCAGACGGTCTTCATCATAATAGAAAAGCTGAGGCACAAGCTGGCGTGCGGTTTCCCAGCTGTCCGGAAGGAACACGGCCTGAAGGCGCTGCGCGCCGCTGTCGCTTCTGGCCTGAGCAAGGAAGTTGCGGACAGATTTGCCCCATTTGGTGGGCTGACCCGGAGGGTAGCTTGTACTGCCTGCGACGTGGGCAAGGCGATCTGCTGCGGCCTGTGAGAAAAGTTCGGACAGGCGGGCACCGTATTTTTCATCGGGGTAGAGCACTCCAAGAGAGTGCATGTCCAGATTGTCCACCGCAAGGTTCAGAAGAACCCGGAGCTGGTCTTTCTGGCTGGGGAAAAAGCGCCATGCGTCTTCGCCCTCTGTGGCAGAGCCAAGGCTTGGCAAAAAGCTAAAGAAGGGGCGGTTTGCAAGCATACCGCTTTTTTCGAGCTGCTTAAACTTGGCCGTGCGAAGTGGTCCACCAACAACGGAATAGCCTTTGGGCAGTGCCTTGATCTGGTCCATCCAGTCCGGAGACTCTGTGTTCACAGTACGGATGTCCATCTGGCCACCGGCCATAAGGATTTTCCACTGGGCAACGCCCGCACCGCGGACAATCTTCCAGCCGATTTCGCTGTAGGGTCCAGAGAGAGGCAGAGCCAGAGCAACACCGCCAGTGGACTTGGCACGGTTCTCCATGAAAGGCGCCATGCTGCGGGCCACGAGGTTTTTGTCGGCAAACTGGCCGTCTCGGTTTAGTTCAGTAAAAAGATTCCATGCACGAGGCCAGCTTGCGCTGTCTGCGGCAAGGCGGCGGGCTTTTTCGAGCTGGAGAACACTGTATGGGAATGCAAAGCGGCGCTCTGCCGGAGTGACCTGCTCCAGACCGTTCAGGGTCGGAGTTGCAAGCTCGTGCAGGGCTTCTGCAAGCTGGCGTTCCAGTCCGGCCTGAGACTGCTCAACAGGTTCCGGGGCTGCTGCATAGAATGAATCCAGCTCGCGGAGAGAGTCGTCAAAATCACGGGCCTGCCACTGCTGCAGAGCCAGTGCGACGGCAGCCTTGGTGCGCAGTTCCCATGTATAGCTTGTGTTGTCAGTCAGGGCACGCAGGTGGTCCTGCGCGGCTCCACGCTTGCCCTGGGAAAGAAGGGCATCAGCAAAGATGCTGTGCCATTCCCATGTCTTTCGGCTTGCCGGGTCCAGCCGGGAAAGCTGGTCCAGTGCATCAAGGGCGATGTGCGGGTGCTGTATTTCTACAGCGCTGCGGCCCAGCCGATACAGGGCAGTCTTTTTTTCGTCGGGACTGAGGGTGCCATGATCCAGCAGGTGCATATAGAGCATTTCGCTTCGGGCGTAGTCCTTGGCGTCCCATGCGGCCTGCGCATCACGAGTGTCGAGCGTTGCTGTGTCTGCTCGTGGTACGGGGTC
This genomic stretch from Desulfobaculum bizertense DSM 18034 harbors:
- the gatA gene encoding Asp-tRNA(Asn)/Glu-tRNA(Gln) amidotransferase subunit GatA — translated: MSELTSKSLTEIRDLLASGDVKAADAVQACLDRIEATEGSLNAFTHVQGESALSLAQSMDAAGPDSSKPLWGVPVSIKDILASKGDPARCGSKILENFTPFYDATAVKRLKDAGAIIIGRANMDEFAMGSSTESSAFGPTKNPWNTAKVPGGSSGGSAASVAAGQCFGSLGTDTGGSIRQPASFCGCVGIKPTYGRVSRYGCIAYASSLDQIGPLTRNVPDAALMLNVIAGHDTMDSTSATCDVPDYAAAVAAQKDLSGMTIGMPEEYWAEGLAKEVEDSCRAAIAKAEDMGAKVVPVSLPNTKYAVSSYYIIAMAEASSNLARFDGVRYGHREHADDLIDMYTASRSAGFGPEVKRRIMLGTYVLSAGYYDAYYRKAAQVRRLIRQDFLDAFTKCDLICGPASPVTAWGLNEKTDDPLQMYLMDIYTISLNLAGLPGISIPAGLGADSAMPVGLQLLGPAFGEEKLLAAAGALSSQLDPLPGPKGLA
- the gatC gene encoding Asp-tRNA(Asn)/Glu-tRNA(Gln) amidotransferase subunit GatC; this encodes MKITPEQVAKVARLARLHLSEDEQAQFSGQLGNILEYMDELGQADTEGIEPLYSPIENMSCLRDDEVRESSNRDDVMANAPESDGKYFIVPRIV
- a CDS encoding penicillin-binding protein activator, which codes for MKNARDRHDVRTPLRYVIFALTLALLFAISGCAKKSLPSYGDPVPRADTATLDTRDAQAAWDAKDYARSEMLYMHLLDHGTLSPDEKKTALYRLGRSAVEIQHPHIALDALDQLSRLDPASRKTWEWHSIFADALLSQGKRGAAQDHLRALTDNTSYTWELRTKAAVALALQQWQARDFDDSLRELDSFYAAAPEPVEQSQAGLERQLAEALHELATPTLNGLEQVTPAERRFAFPYSVLQLEKARRLAADSASWPRAWNLFTELNRDGQFADKNLVARSMAPFMENRAKSTGGVALALPLSGPYSEIGWKIVRGAGVAQWKILMAGGQMDIRTVNTESPDWMDQIKALPKGYSVVGGPLRTAKFKQLEKSGMLANRPFFSFLPSLGSATEGEDAWRFFPSQKDQLRVLLNLAVDNLDMHSLGVLYPDEKYGARLSELFSQAAADRLAHVAGSTSYPPGQPTKWGKSVRNFLAQARSDSGAQRLQAVFLPDSWETARQLVPQLFYYDEDRLLILGPSLWAQGLEHDKNIEARYFRLAVFPSAWWPENPSAPAQTLRTELEQDASGRADLWTAIGYDFIRLAERLGQIEEPSATDVNRALQGAQEMDWSMAPLEWTYDGKASQQLFLFRPTEDGYRPIDPELLSRRILRIRALHDKREVLRRQAEIDDLQKALDKKPSDKTLKQRVQALKIQLESRLEEMSSAQ